GCGATCGTAAAGGCCACCCGGCACCACCGCCGACGGTGCGCCTGCTGCCGTGACAACTGCGTCTAGCAGTGTCCTCAGCGTCGCCGCGAACCAGGGGTCGATCTCGGAAACCTCGATGGCGGCACCGATCGACCACACAGCGAGTGCTGGCTCTTGGCGCACCTGCACGAAGGCGGGGGTGTGCACGGGGGACAGCAACTCGCGCAGCGCACCGACGGTGTCACGGGTCTGCTGCAGCTGCTCCTCCATCTGTTGGAGATGAGTCGTGATGATCTCGGCGCGGGTCGCGGCGTCGTCTGTGCTCAGCAGCGCCTTGATGTCGGGAATGGACATGCCCAGGGTGCGGAACCGGCGGATGATGTGCGCGTGATCGACCTGGCTGGTGTCGTAGAAGCGGTAGCCGGTGTGCGAATCGACGTGGGCTGGTTCGAGAATACCGATATCGTGGTAGTGCCGTAGCGCCTTCCTGCTCAGGCTGGTCATCACCGAGAAGTCACCGATCGAGACCTGTGCGCCCACAACGTCCTCCTCATGCGATCCGCCGCCCGCGTTATCGGGTAAGGCCATCGTGCAGCTTCCCCCTAGGGCAAGGTCAACATTGCGGCCTGAGTCCGACAAATCCGTTCGAGACCGCCATCTGCAGGCCACTGGCCAGCGAGTCGCTGCCCTGGGGAAGGGCGGTCTGGCGGTCCGGGTGGCACGAACACGAATTTTTGCGCCCAGCTTGACCTTCCCCTTAGGGAAAGCTCCACCGTGGGGTCATGACCACAGAATGGGATGCACTCCCGGACACCATCAAGACGTTCATGAACTCGCTCACCACCCCGCAGGACGGCCGAGCGCTCGACACATTCACCGCCGATGCGGTCGTGACCGACGAGGGGCGCGACTACACGGGACGTGACGAGATCGGGGCCTGGCTGACCGCCTCGGCCGGCGAGTACACCTACACCTCCGAGTTCACCGGCGCAACCACAACCGACAACACCATCGACGTCGGGCAGCACCTGGAGGGCAACTTCCCCGGCGGGGTCGTCGACCTGCACTTCCGCTTCACCCTCGACGGCGCGTCGATCAGCCGGTTGGTGATCGAGCCATGAGCAGGAGATGGTTCATCACGGGGGGCACGCCCGGCGGCTTCGGGGTGGCGTTCGCCGAGGCGGCGCTGGAGACGGGGGACCGCGTGGTGCTCACGTCCCGGCGTCCGCAGGAGCTGGCGGCCTGGGCCGACCAGTACGGCGACCGCGTTCTCGTCGTGCCGCTAGAACTCACCGATGCGGCGCAGGTGCAGCGCGCGGTGCGCGTCGCCGAGGAGCACTTCGACGGTATCGACGTGCTGGTCAACAACGCCGGCCGCGGTTGGTACGGATCGATCGAAGGGATGGACGAGTCCTCGTTGCGGGCGATGTTCGAACTGAACTTCTTCGCGGTGCTGTCCGTGACGCGTGCAGTGTTGCCGGGCATGCGCGCCCGCGGAAACGGGTGGATCGTCAACGTGTCCTCGGTGGCCGGGCTCGTGTCGGCGGTCGGATTCGGCTACTACAGCGCGACGAAGTTCGCCATCGAAGCCATCACCGATGCGCTGCGCGACGAGGTCGCCGCACAGGGAATCTCCGTGTTGACGGTCGAACCGGGGGCGTTCCGCACCAACGCCTACGCCGGCTTCGCCAACGAGCCTGTCGCGGAAGCGATTCCGGAGTATCACGACATGCTGGAGCAGGTCCGCGCCGTCTTCGTCAGGATGGACGGTGTGCAGCCCGGCGATCCGCGCCGCGGAGCTCGTGCGGTGATCGCGGCGATGGCCCAGGACCCGCCGCCCCGCCGGCTGATCCTGGGCAATAGCGGATACGACGCCGTGATCGATGCCCTGGAGAAGAACCTGGCCGACATCCGGGCCAACGAAACACTCTCTCGCAGTGCGGATTTCCCCGCCTAGTCGGGCGGCATGAGCGAGTATCTGGTGCTACAAGAGAAGTCATTCGCTGCGGCGGTTGCGCTGTTGCCGATTGGCACTACGCGTACAGCCGGCAGCGCTCGACGAGGATCTGGGCCAGCCGTTCAGGTTCGCTGACCATCAGCATGTGGCAGGTGTCGATCTCGATGAGCGTCTGCACTCCGCCAAGCG
Above is a window of Mycolicibacterium boenickei DNA encoding:
- a CDS encoding SDR family NAD(P)-dependent oxidoreductase — its product is MSRRWFITGGTPGGFGVAFAEAALETGDRVVLTSRRPQELAAWADQYGDRVLVVPLELTDAAQVQRAVRVAEEHFDGIDVLVNNAGRGWYGSIEGMDESSLRAMFELNFFAVLSVTRAVLPGMRARGNGWIVNVSSVAGLVSAVGFGYYSATKFAIEAITDALRDEVAAQGISVLTVEPGAFRTNAYAGFANEPVAEAIPEYHDMLEQVRAVFVRMDGVQPGDPRRGARAVIAAMAQDPPPRRLILGNSGYDAVIDALEKNLADIRANETLSRSADFPA
- a CDS encoding MerR family transcriptional regulator translates to MGAQVSIGDFSVMTSLSRKALRHYHDIGILEPAHVDSHTGYRFYDTSQVDHAHIIRRFRTLGMSIPDIKALLSTDDAATRAEIITTHLQQMEEQLQQTRDTVGALRELLSPVHTPAFVQVRQEPALAVWSIGAAIEVSEIDPWFAATLRTLLDAVVTAAGAPSAVVPGGLYDRALFLESRGNATLFVPAPQTADPPEGIRAEVLPKAEFAVLTHSGGHEEGIDRSYAALGIYANEHLISGQGPIREHYIGATPSDPTTFTATEICWPIFSTSLPE